A region of Carettochelys insculpta isolate YL-2023 unplaced genomic scaffold, ASM3395843v1 scaffold_0040, whole genome shotgun sequence DNA encodes the following proteins:
- the LOC142006094 gene encoding arachidonate 12-lipoxygenase, 12R-type-like gives MGTYKIRVATGNYLLAGTFSSIAVTLVGSQEESEKKPLDNFGKDFTRGAVQDFKLKCQRWLGDVILVRLHKEPYSFYPSDSWYCSYVEVTSPHGQRYRFPCYQWVEGYRTLELREGKGQTVVDDTECPMLLQQRAEELKSRQERYRWKEYAPGLPHCLAEENIMNLESNDAYPFSKRASYLQRSANGQLKLRLKGFMTCNNSWAKLEDINKVISFQKTPITEYVQEHWKEDAFFGYQFLNGLHPLLIRKCIQIPENFPVTPDMVAPFLGEGTTLLHELELGNIFIVDYEILDGLPANTINGYLQYIAAPLCLLHLQPSGELVPIAIQLTQSPGPASPIFLPSDSEWDWLLAKTWVRNSDFLTQMLVSHLLSCHLLNEAFVLATLRHFPTCHPLFKLLLPHTHYTLYINTLGRNLLLKPGAAASKAFSLGVVGITELLAKALPCLTYSSLCCPDDIRERGVEAIPNYHYRDDCLKVWSAIESFVSGIVNHHYPSDAHVQADSELQAWAAEIFQQGFLGNEASGIPAFLPCISELIKYLTMWIYSCSARHASLNKGQYDFSSWMPNLPPSMRNPPAQSKGAASLESYLDTIPEVSTTALALYLLWLNTSEPGDTDFLGTYRNEHFTEEKPKQLFSDFQEQLAEISQEIQERNKSLALPYPYLDPKQISNSTSF, from the exons ATGGGTACCTACAAGATCCGCGTTGCCACTGGGAACTACCTCCTCGCCGGCACGTTCAGCTCCATCGCGGTCACCCTGGTGGGAAGCCAGGAGGAGAGCGAGAAAAAGCCCCTTGACAACTTCGGAAAGGACTTCACTCGGGGGGCG GTGCAGGACTTCAAACTGAAATGCCAGCGCTGGCTGGGGGACGTGATCCTGGTGCGACTGCACAAGGAGCCTTACTCCTTCTACCCCAGTGACAGCTGGTACTGCAGCTATGTGGAGGTGACCTCCCCCCACGGCCAGCGCTACCGCTTCCCCTGCTACCAGTGGGTCGAGGGCTACCGTACCCTGGAACTGCGGGAGGGTAAAG GCCAGACGGTGGTGGACGACACCGAGTGCCCCATGCTTCTGCAGCAGCGGGCAGAGGAGCTGAAGTCTCGACAGGAGCGCTATAG GTGGAAGGAGTATGCCCCCGGGCTACCCCATTGCCTGGCTGAGGAGAACATCATGAACCTGGAGAGCAACGACGCGTACCCGTTCTCCAAGCGCGCCAGCTACCTGCAGCGGTCTGCCAACGG GCAGCTGAAGCTGCGGCTCAAGGGATTTATGACCTGCAACAACTCCTGGGCGAAGCTGGAAGATATCAACAAAGTCATCagctttcaaaagacccccatcACAG AGTACGTCCAGGAGCACTGGAAAGAGGACGCCTTTTTCGGGTATCAGTTCCTGAATGGGCTGCACCCCCTCCTCATCCGGAAATGCATCCAGATCCCCGAGAACTTCCCTGTCACCCCAGACATGGTGGCCCCTTTCCTGGGCGAGGGCACCACCCTGCTGCATGAGCTGGAG ctggggaacatTTTCATCGTGGACTACGAAATCCTGGATGGCCTCCCGGCCAACACCATCAACGGCTACCTGCAGTACATCGCCGCCCCCCTCTGCCTGCTGCATCTCCAGCCCAGTGGGGAGCTGGTCCCCATCGCCATCCAG CTCACCCAGAGCCCGGGCCCGGCCAGCCCCATCTTCCTGCCCAGCGACTCGGagtgggactggctgctggccaaaACTTGGGTACGCAACTCGGACTTCCTGACCCAGATGTTGGTCAGCCACCTCCTGTCCTGCCACCTGCTCAACGAGGCCTTTGTGCTGGCCACGCTCCGCCacttccccacctgccaccccctcTTCAAG CTCCTGCTACCCCACACGCACTACACCCTGTACATCAACACGCTGGGCCGGAACTTGCTGCTCAAACCGGGCGCAGCCGCCAGCAAG GCCTTCAGTTTGGGGGTCGTGGGGATCACAGAACTGCTGGCCAAGGCCCTGCCGTGCCTGACCTATTCCTCCCTCTGCTGCCCCGATGACATCCGCGAGCGCGGGGTGGAGGCCATCCCCAACTACCACTACCGGGACGACTGCTTAAAGGTCTGGTCCGCCATCGAGAG CTTCGTCTCGGGCATCGTGAATCACCACTACCCCAGCGACGCCCACGTCCAGGCCGACAGCGAGTTGCAAGCCTGGGCGGCCGAGATCTTCCAGCAAGGCTTCCTGGGAAACGAGGCGTCCG GGATTCCTGCCTTCCTTCCTTGCATCTCCGAACTCATCAAGTACCTCACCATGTGGATCTACTCCTGCTCTGCCCGGCACGCCAGCCTCAacaaggggcag TATGATTTCAGCAGCTGGATGCCGAACCTCCCACCTTCCATGAGGaatcccccagcccagagcaaggGGGCCGCCTCCCTGGAGAGCTACCTCGACACCATCCCCGAAGTGAGCACCACCGCCCTGGCCCTCTACCTCCTCTGGCTCAACACCAGCGAGCCGGGAGACACG GATTTCCTGGGCACGTACCGCAACGAGCACTTCACCGAGGAGAAGCCGAAGCAGCTGTTCTCCGACTTCCAGGAGCAACTGGCTGAGATCTCCCAGGAGATCCAGGAGCGGAACAAATCGCTGGCCCTCCCGTACCCCTACCTGGACCCCAAACAGATCAGCAACAGCACGTCCTTCTGA